In a genomic window of Helianthus annuus cultivar XRQ/B chromosome 10, HanXRQr2.0-SUNRISE, whole genome shotgun sequence:
- the LOC110884347 gene encoding boron transporter 1 has product MEETFVPFQGIKNDLEGRLKCYKQDWTGGFRAGFRILAPTTYIFFASAIPVISFGEQLERNTEGALTAVQTLASTAICGIIHSIIGGQPLLILGVAEPTVLMYTFMYNFAKQRPELGHNLFLAWTGWVCVWTAALLFMLAILGACSIINRFTRVAGELFGLLIAMLFMQQAIRGLVDEFRIPERSDAKLIEFLPSWRFANGMFALVLSFGLLLTGLKSRKARSWRYGSGWIRSLIADYGVPLMVLVWTAVSYAPASSVPKGIPRRLFSPNPWSPGAYDNWTVIKDMLNVPILFIFGAFVPATMIAVLYYFDHSVASQLAQQKEFNLRKPASFHYDLLLLGFLTLLCGLLGIPPSNGVIPQSPMHTKSLATLKHQLLRNRLVESARESMKNNSSLGQLYGSMQEAYHQMQTPLVHQQPSDCGLKELKESTIQLASSMGNIDAPVDETVFDVEKEIDDLLPVEVKEQRVSNLLQSCMVGGCVAAMPGLKLIPTSVLWGYFAFMAIESLPGNQFWERILLLFTAPSRRFKVLEDYHATFVETVPFKTIATFTLFQTTYLLICFGITWIPIAGLLFPLMIMLLVPVRQYILPKFFKGVHLQDLDAAEYEEAPAIPFNYPQEGEFGARTSAVDAGEVLDEVITRSRGEIRRTCSSRVTSTTVTPSRDVRSPRLSMNAYSPRVNELRVLHSPRSAAREPFSPIVPSSLGKSPRK; this is encoded by the exons ATGGAAGAGACTTTTGTTCCTTTTCAAGGAATTAAAAATGACCTTGAGGGACGGCTCAAGTGTTACAAGCAGGACTGGACCGGTGGCTTCCGTGCAGGTTTCCG AATTTTGGCTCCAACGACGTATATATTCTTTGCTTCAGCGATTCCGGTTATATCATTTGGGGAACAACTGGAACGAAATACTG AgggagctttgacagctgttcaAACATTGGCTTCTACTGCAATTTGTGGAATTATACATTCCATAATTGGAGGTCAACCTTTGTTGATTTTGGGTGTTGCAGAGCCTACTGTTCTTATGTACACCTTCATGTATAACTTTGCTAAACAAAGACCAGAATTGGGTCACAACCTGTTTCTTGCATGGACTGGATG GGTATGTGTGTGGACTGCAGCCTTGTTGTTCATGCTAGCCATACTAGGAGCATGTTCCATTATTAACCGATTCACGCGTGTGGCTGGCGAACTCTTCGGCCTGCTCATTGCCATGCTCTTTATGCAACAAGCCATCAGA GGACTAGTGGATGAATTCCGCATACCAGAACGATCAGATGCAAAATTAATCGAGTTTCTTCCTTCTTGGAGATTCGCAAATGGAATGTTTGCCCTCGTTTTGTCATTTGGCCTTTTATTGACCGGATTGAAAAGCCGAAAAGCTAGATCATGGAGATATGGTTCCG GTTGGATTAGAAGCCTTATCGCAGATTACGGGGTGCCCTTAATGGTCCTAGTTTGGACAGCCGTGTCGTACGCACCCGCGTCAAGCGTTCCTAAAGGAATACCGAGGCGTCTTTTTAGCCCGAACCCATGGTCTCCCGGTGCATACGACAACTGGACAGTTATCAAGGATATGTTAAATGTACCAATACTTTTCATATTCGGAGCTTTCGTACCCGCAACAATGATCGCTGTCCTGTACTACTTCGACCACAGTGTCGCGTCTCAACTTGCTCAACAGAAAGAATTCAATTTGAGAAAGCCGGCATCTTTCCACTACGACTTGCTTCTTTTAGGATTTCTG ACGTTACTTTGCGGTCTACTCGGAATCCCTCCGTCCAACGGTGTCATTCCACAATCTCCTATGCATACCAAGAGTCTCGCTACTCTCAAACACCAG TTGCTCAGGAATCGACTCGTTGAGAGTGCGCGCGAAAGCATGAAAAACAACTCAAGCTTGGGGCAATTATACGGAAGCATGCAAGAAGCATATCATCAAATGCAAACTCCGCTAGTCCACCAACAACCGTCGGATTGCGGGCTGAAAGAGCTAAAAGAATCAACGATTCAACTAGCTTCAAGCATGGGGAACATCGACGCACCAGTGGACGAGACGGTATTTGACGTTGAAAAAGAGATCGACGATCTTTTACCAGTTGAAGTCAAAGAACAACGTGTCAGTAACCTGCTTCAATCGTGTATGGTCGGAGGTTGTGTTGCAGCAATGCCGGGATTGAAACTGATTCCGACTTCGGTTCTTTGGGGTTATTTCGCTTTCATGGCGATTGAAAGCTTACCCGGAAACCAGTTTTGGGAACGGATATTGCTTCTCTTCACTGCACCAAGCCGGCGGTTCAA AGTTCTGGAGGATTACCATGCAACATTTGTGGAAACTGTTCCGTTCAAGACGATTGCTACGTTTACGTTGTTCCAAACGACATACCTACTAATCTGCTTTGGAATTACGTGGATTCCGATCGCCGGACTTCTGTTCCCGTTGATGATCATGCTGTTAGTTCCGGTACGACAGTACATTTTGCCTAAATTTTTCAAAGGCGTGCATCTTCAGGATCTGGATGCTGCGGAGTATGAGGAGGCACCGGCAATACCTTTCAATTATCCTCAG GAGGGAGAATTCGGTGCTAGAACTTCAGCTGTGGATGCCGGAGAAGTGCTGGACGAAGTGATTACAAGAAGCCGGGGTGAGATCAGGCGAACGTGTAGTTCAAGAGTGACGAGCACCACCGTGACACCATCAAGAGACGTAAGAAGTCCACGACTATCGATGAACGCATACAGTCCTCGCGTTAATGAGCTCCGAGTATTGCATAGTCCTCGATCGGCTGCAAGAGAACCGTTTAGTCCCATTGTTCCATCTTCTTTGGGAAAAAGTCCCCGCAAATGA